The Corynebacterium suranareeae genome window below encodes:
- the yidD gene encoding membrane protein insertion efficiency factor YidD, giving the protein MCAPTSDDPLDIPEPKSIPAKLAASAVRFYQKYLSGLKMGSTCRFDPVCSTYALKAVSVHGAFKGTILSAARLSKCGPWHPGGFDPVPNHGFWFTETVT; this is encoded by the coding sequence ATATCCCAGAACCGAAAAGTATTCCGGCGAAGTTGGCAGCTTCAGCTGTGCGCTTCTACCAAAAGTATCTTTCGGGTCTTAAGATGGGTTCCACCTGTCGTTTTGATCCAGTCTGCAGCACCTATGCATTGAAAGCAGTCTCAGTTCATGGGGCTTTTAAGGGAACTATTCTCTCCGCTGCACGGTTGTCCAAATGTGGGCCCTGGCATCCTGGAGGATTCGACCCGGTGCCAAACCATGGATTTTGGTTCACTGAAACAGTGACCTAG